The following coding sequences lie in one Halomonas sp. 'Soap Lake #6' genomic window:
- a CDS encoding phosphatase PAP2 family protein, whose amino-acid sequence MRPRPLAVFDRLDLWEWRFCQRVTLLSLYRPWRLTLQAASRLGDWPVWVALIAAQPWLQPQHEWRLAQYAATALVAIIVYRFVKTRLCRERPFITYRNGVHCGEPARDRYSFPSGHTMHAVMFCVFVAAHTPWLLPIVLPLSLLIAVSRVGLGLHYTSDVLAGGAMGYIFGLIGLYMMG is encoded by the coding sequence ATGCGCCCACGCCCACTTGCCGTATTCGATCGTCTTGACCTATGGGAGTGGCGTTTTTGCCAACGCGTCACGCTACTCAGCCTCTATCGCCCCTGGCGGCTTACCCTGCAAGCAGCCAGCAGGCTAGGTGACTGGCCAGTATGGGTTGCGCTTATCGCCGCACAGCCCTGGCTACAGCCTCAGCATGAGTGGCGCCTAGCACAATACGCCGCGACGGCACTGGTGGCGATTATCGTTTACCGGTTTGTCAAAACACGTCTTTGCCGTGAAAGGCCTTTTATTACTTACCGCAATGGCGTGCATTGCGGTGAGCCAGCACGTGATCGCTACAGCTTCCCTAGCGGCCATACCATGCACGCAGTCATGTTTTGCGTTTTTGTGGCAGCGCATACCCCATGGTTGCTCCCTATTGTTCTGCCGCTTTCGCTGCTGATCGCGGTGTCGCGGGTAGGGCTTGGACTACACTACACCAGCGACGTATTGGCAGGAGGAGCCATGGGCTACATTTTCGGGCTAATTGGCCTTTATATGATGGGTTAA
- a CDS encoding entericidin A/B family lipoprotein has product MKRTLLLCVLLMATLIAISGCNTVRGVGQDIEKGGEAIQRTADS; this is encoded by the coding sequence ATGAAACGCACACTACTGCTCTGCGTCTTGTTAATGGCAACGTTAATAGCTATTAGTGGCTGCAATACAGTTCGAGGGGTGGGGCAAGATATTGAAAAAGGCGGCGAGGCTATCCAGCGCACAGCGGATAGTTAA
- a CDS encoding glycosyltransferase family 4 protein: MRLCIVSETWSPDINGVAHTLSRLCRELYQQGVTVDVIRPQPRVAGEAQHVANELQVQRLPLPGYTEVQVGLASSAKISRFWRKHHPDTVYLATQGPLGWAARKAARRLNIPLVAGWHTNFDHYCHDYGVPWLSALTHRYLRRFHNGCALTLVPTHQQATTLQQQGIKGVHVLSRGIDGKRFSPTHRDAELRRQWGVSDHQPVALYVGRLAPEKNLALLQETLQAMRNACPDMAQIIVGDGPGRTQLQKALPDAHFTGFVDKQTLARHYASADIFVFPSLSETWGNVISEAMASGLAVVAYHHAASAELIQSGHNGITVAPGDSTVFSQAAVELCQHPADYARLGRVARLKVLEQSWSGIAEQFTRYLYQAQESHNAPTPTCRIRSS, translated from the coding sequence ATGCGGCTCTGTATCGTTAGTGAAACATGGTCACCCGATATTAACGGTGTTGCTCACACGCTGAGCAGACTATGTCGCGAACTGTACCAGCAGGGCGTTACAGTGGATGTAATACGCCCCCAACCCAGGGTAGCCGGTGAGGCACAACATGTGGCTAACGAGCTGCAAGTGCAGCGGCTGCCACTACCCGGCTATACCGAGGTGCAGGTGGGGCTAGCCTCCTCCGCTAAAATAAGCCGTTTTTGGCGCAAACACCACCCTGACACCGTCTATTTAGCCACCCAAGGCCCACTGGGCTGGGCTGCCCGCAAAGCTGCGCGGCGGCTGAATATCCCCCTGGTTGCGGGCTGGCACACTAACTTTGACCATTACTGCCACGATTATGGTGTGCCTTGGCTATCAGCGCTTACCCATCGTTATTTGCGCCGCTTCCATAACGGCTGTGCGTTAACCCTAGTGCCTACTCACCAGCAGGCAACAACACTCCAGCAGCAAGGGATTAAGGGAGTGCATGTGCTGTCGCGTGGCATTGATGGTAAGCGCTTTTCACCTACCCACCGCGATGCCGAGCTGCGCCGCCAATGGGGGGTATCAGACCACCAGCCCGTAGCCCTTTATGTCGGGCGCTTAGCGCCTGAGAAAAATCTAGCGCTACTGCAAGAAACCCTGCAAGCCATGCGCAACGCTTGTCCTGATATGGCCCAGATAATTGTCGGTGATGGCCCAGGCCGCACTCAGTTACAAAAAGCGCTACCCGATGCCCATTTTACTGGTTTTGTAGATAAACAAACCTTGGCGCGCCACTACGCTAGTGCTGACATTTTTGTCTTCCCTTCTCTTTCTGAAACCTGGGGCAATGTGATTAGCGAAGCCATGGCAAGCGGGCTTGCGGTGGTTGCCTACCATCATGCCGCCAGTGCTGAGCTGATCCAAAGCGGCCACAACGGCATTACCGTTGCACCAGGAGACTCAACCGTCTTTTCACAGGCGGCTGTAGAGCTGTGCCAACACCCGGCTGACTACGCTCGCCTCGGTCGAGTTGCCCGACTGAAGGTATTGGAACAGAGCTGGTCAGGCATCGCTGAGCAGTTCACACGTTATCTTTATCAAGCCCAGGAGAGCCACAATGCGCCCACGCCCACTTGCCGTATTCGATCGTCTTGA
- a CDS encoding sodium/glutamate symporter — protein sequence MTMSVGELFIALVIIALVLLLSNALRLWLPWLRRLFLPSSVIGGLLLLLLGPDVIGRFMPPIFADSPGLFPAYVQESWSALPGLLINVVFAALFIGTAIPGLRTIWLRAGPQVVVGQTMAWGQYVVGLTLALLVLVPIFNMNPMVGALIEIGFEGGHGTAAGMADTFADLGFEEGADLALGLATIGIVSGVLIGTVMINIAARRGVVKLDGEQEDPDELMRNDERPSTEEFSEFKKDLMQEAGTTDPLSLHIGLVGIAIVIGWLLLSALQWIEQVTWARNDGLEILAHVPLFPVAMIGGVIVQLCVMRFGLERHVSTRTMSRIAGTALDFTIVAALATLSLTTLGDYFVPFLLLALAGIGWSLFVLIVIAPRVIPENWFERGIGDFGQSMGVTVTGLLLMKMADPKNKSGALESFGYKQLMFEPVVGGGLFTAAALPLIAQFGALSVLIFTGILTICWLTFGLLYFGRMVPERGKGRWHKAGK from the coding sequence ATGACCATGTCAGTAGGTGAGCTATTTATTGCGCTAGTGATTATTGCGCTAGTTCTGCTGTTAAGTAACGCGTTACGCCTATGGCTACCCTGGCTACGACGACTTTTCTTGCCTAGCTCAGTAATAGGTGGGCTACTTCTACTGCTGCTTGGCCCTGATGTAATCGGCCGGTTCATGCCGCCAATTTTTGCAGATAGCCCTGGGCTTTTTCCTGCCTATGTTCAGGAAAGCTGGTCAGCCCTGCCGGGCCTGTTGATTAACGTCGTATTTGCTGCACTCTTTATTGGCACCGCCATTCCCGGATTACGCACTATTTGGTTGCGTGCAGGGCCGCAGGTAGTGGTCGGACAAACCATGGCTTGGGGCCAATATGTTGTCGGGCTTACCCTCGCACTCTTAGTGCTGGTACCCATTTTTAACATGAACCCGATGGTAGGTGCGCTCATAGAAATTGGTTTTGAGGGTGGCCATGGAACCGCTGCGGGCATGGCGGATACCTTTGCAGACTTAGGCTTTGAGGAAGGGGCAGACTTGGCACTAGGGCTTGCCACTATAGGTATTGTTTCTGGTGTGTTAATCGGCACCGTAATGATCAATATTGCCGCCCGTAGAGGGGTGGTAAAACTAGATGGCGAGCAAGAGGACCCAGATGAGCTGATGCGCAACGATGAGCGCCCCTCCACTGAAGAGTTCAGCGAGTTTAAGAAGGACCTAATGCAAGAAGCGGGCACAACCGACCCTCTTAGCCTCCACATTGGCCTTGTGGGCATAGCCATTGTCATCGGTTGGCTGCTGCTATCCGCCTTACAGTGGATAGAGCAGGTAACCTGGGCACGTAACGACGGGCTTGAAATATTAGCGCACGTCCCGCTCTTCCCAGTTGCCATGATTGGAGGCGTTATTGTCCAGCTGTGTGTTATGCGCTTTGGCCTTGAACGCCATGTATCCACCCGAACAATGTCTCGAATTGCAGGCACCGCGCTCGATTTTACTATCGTTGCCGCCCTGGCCACTCTTTCGCTCACCACACTAGGCGACTACTTCGTGCCTTTCTTACTACTAGCCCTGGCAGGCATTGGTTGGTCGCTCTTCGTATTGATCGTCATCGCTCCCAGGGTGATACCGGAAAACTGGTTTGAACGCGGTATTGGCGATTTTGGCCAATCGATGGGGGTAACCGTGACGGGCCTGCTGCTGATGAAGATGGCTGACCCTAAAAATAAATCAGGTGCATTAGAAAGCTTTGGCTATAAGCAGTTGATGTTCGAACCGGTCGTCGGTGGTGGCCTATTTACAGCCGCTGCACTGCCGCTGATCGCCCAGTTCGGCGCGCTTTCAGTACTCATTTTTACCGGCATTTTAACCATCTGCTGGCTTACCTTTGGGCTACTCTATTTTGGCCGTATGGTGCCTGAACGTGGTAAAGGAAGGTGGCATAAAGCAGGTAAGTAA